The following are encoded in a window of Harpia harpyja isolate bHarHar1 chromosome W, bHarHar1 primary haplotype, whole genome shotgun sequence genomic DNA:
- the LOC128136070 gene encoding ribonuclease H-like — protein MLTIQEETNPDKEVPQFPPVIQVPPPFSEQLQNVWFTDASSKREGKTWKYRAVALRVDVEKQIITEGEGSAQVGELVAVWSVFQHEAQSTSPVYIYTDSYAVFKGCTEWLPFWEQNGWEVNRIPGWQKEKWQDILTIARQGKFAVAWVASHQQDSTPVSQWNGKADELAQLALLQNTPIAEDWE, from the coding sequence ATGTTAACCATTCAAGAGGAAACAAACCCAGATAAAGAAGTGCCTCAATTTCCTCCTGTAATACAAGTGCCCCCCCCGTTTTCCGAACAATTGCAGAATGTTTGGTTTACTGATGCTTCCTCTAAACgagaaggaaaaacttggaaatatcgagctgtaGCACTCCGCGTGGATGTGGAAAAACAAATAATCACCGAAGGGGAAGGTAGTGCTCAAGTAGGGGAATTAGTTGCAGTATGGAGTGTTTTCCAGCATGAAGCCCAATCTACCTCTCctgtctatatctatactgaTTCCTATGCTGTATTTAAAGGCTGTACTGAATGGCTTCCATTCTGGGAACAAAATGGGTGGGAGGTCAATAGGATACCTGgatggcagaaagaaaagtggcaaGATATTCTAACCATCGCTAGACAAGGAAAATTTGCAGTAGCCTGGGTGGCTTCCCATCAACAGGATAGCACCCCTGTTAGCCAGTGGAATGGCAAAGCTGATGAATTGGCCCAATTAGCTCTCCTCCAGAACACCCCAATAGCAGAAGACTGGGAGTGA
- the LOC128136170 gene encoding LOW QUALITY PROTEIN: uncharacterized protein LOC128136170 (The sequence of the model RefSeq protein was modified relative to this genomic sequence to represent the inferred CDS: inserted 1 base in 1 codon; deleted 4 bases in 2 codons; substituted 1 base at 1 genomic stop codon): MSNSKIAPLGKEVLFDFLEKHKVXPSVLGIDWAQGNWYNLQSVVDRMVALQEDAGLRSGKGKAIVCAVLGASLAAAVEDRDCHLTAESQIIESLQNLVQSLLGQVAGLKAQLEAEKNQVKHLQIALKEQLLAGTVREEIPPRSEIGYPFKDLQAAKEKVEKLELPSLRPLVKIEYIYDDEQDQFPQVTTKEVPYTASELAKLKKEFGRTPKESETEYVWRVSLSGGDQILLSEKEAEGYWGLGVFLTTGDYRAPWSLTQRAAYWXGGLNPLERGDPLTITGTVDQLVESVQKAACLQMMYDRKLEPMQESPMMMSVDPEQMTPLIRGLPDSLKPIGIQLQGKIQAMPQGKSVAAALGGFMLDRHHGPPYKKMWTWGEVAQELINYGCKYGPVNPPATKTDSRGLRRAEVKIVPCPGSDKRTPLAKPLGGRDIPNKHNRLWARGYQKGIPRDLMDGMPTDKLEKLVTGWP, from the exons ATGAGTAATAGTAAAATTGCCCCTTTggggaaagaagttttgtttgat tttttagaaaaacataaagtgtgaccctctgtgcttgggatagactgggctcagggaaattggtataatctgcagagcgTTGTTGATCGGATGGTCGCTTTACAGGAAGATGCTGGACtgcggtcagggaaaggaaaagcaattgtctgtgccGTTCTCGGTGCCAGTCTGGCCgcagcagtggaggatagggattgccacctcactgcagaatctcaaattattgaatccctccaaaaccTTGTTCAGTCCCTTCTGGGACAAGTGGCgggattaaaagcacaacttgaagcagaaaagaaccaagtgaaacatttgcaaattgctcttaaggagcagctccttgcgggtactgtccgtgaggaaattcctccaagatcagaaattggctacccctttaaggacctgcaggcagcaaaagagaaagtggAGAAGTTGGAGCTGCCTTCATTGCGACCCTTAGTCAAAATCGAATATATTTACgatgatgagcaggaccagttcccccaagttacaactaaagaggtcccctatactgcctctgagttggcaaaactaaaaaaggaatttggccgaacccctaaggagtcagaaacggagtatgtgtggagagtatcgttgtcg gggggggaccagattctgttaagtgaaaaggaggcGGAAGGGTATTGGGGACTGGGagtgtttttaactactgggGATTACCGTGCCCCCTGGTCTTTAACCCAACGGGCAGCCTATT GCGGgggtttgaaccccttggagaggggggatcccctcACAATTACGGGGactgttgatcaattagtggagagcgtgcaaaaggcagcttgtctgcagatgatgtatgatcgaaaATTGGAGCCTATGCAGGAGTCCCCGATGATGATGTCAGTGGATCCTGAGCAAATGACTCCCCTTATACggggactccctgattctctgaaaccgattggtatacaattacaaggaaagaTACAGGCGATGCCCCAGGGCAAGAGTGTTGCGGCTGCTTTAGGAGGATTCATGCTAGATCGGCACCATGGACCCCCATataagaaaatgtggacttggggagaagtggcccaGGAGTTAATTAATTACGGGTGCAAGTATGGTCCCGttaaccctccagccaccaaaacagactccaggggcttgaggcgggctgaagtaaaaatagttccgtgccctgggagtgataagagaacacCCCTTGCTAAACCGCTGGGGGGGAGAGATATCCCGAACAAACATAATAGACTGTGGGCGCGGGGATACCAGAAGGGGATCCCGCGTGACTTAATGGACGGGATGccaacagacaaattggaaaagttggtaacagggtggcct